Genomic window (Magnolia sinica isolate HGM2019 chromosome 10, MsV1, whole genome shotgun sequence):
CAAGTTTATTTATGGGCATGGAATTGTATTGAGCATGATGAGAAGCTTTACGAATAACCATGAGCTTCTACGGCCGGCAGTAACACGCTTTGCAACATCATACCTCACCCTTCGAAGTATTTACAAGCAAAAGAATGGTCTTGTAGCCATGTTTGCATCGGAACAATGGTGCTCATGTTCTTGGGCTAAAAACCCTGAAGGAATAAAGGCACGGGCTATTATAATGTTTGATCCGAAGTTTTGGCCTCATGTTGCCTTATGTGTTAAGAGCACCATGCCATTGGTAAGCGTTTTAAGAGAAGTAGATTCGGAAGAGAGGCCAGCAATGGGGTTCATTTATGAATTGATGGACTCAGCGAAGGAGAAAATTGCATTTAATTGCAAGATGTAAAAAATAGATATGTTCCAATttggaacaaaatagatgaaAGATGGACTCCTCAGCTTCATCGTCCTCTACATGCAGCCGGGTACTATTTGAATCCTCAAATACGGTACTCAGATAAGTTCTCTACACACCCTGAGATAAATAGGGGGTTGTTTGAGTGCATGGATAGGATGATCCCCCATGAAGAGCATGCTGATGCTGATATTCAGTTGGATGAATATGACAAGAGAAGAGGGGATTTTGGCTCTCGCCTTGCACTCGAAACCATGACAAAGCATTCCCCAGgtaatttataattttatattttgatattttcattgttatgtaaattatatttttataattggtgaaagtatttaattaatttataaattataactaatttatgtAGCTGATTGGTGGGAATGCTTTGGAGATAGAACTCCACAGCTTACGAAGTTTGCAGTACGAGTTTTAAGCCTCACATGCAGTGCTTTTGGCTGTGAGAGAAATTGGAGTACTTTTGAGCAGGTGACTTTTGTACTATTCAATATTCTAAATTGGCTAATTTTTATTTAGTAGATTAGCAAGTCTTTGATAATTGACTGACATAGATCATCACATGATCAGATCCACACAAAGAAGAGAAATCGGCTAGAGCAACAAAAACTCAACTCTCTAATATATGTGATGTATAATATGAAactgagagaaagaagcatgaagAGAAGGGTGGCAATGGATCCAATATTGGTGGACCACATTGAAtcagatgatgaatggattgctGAGAAAGAAGGCCCTGTTCTCCCAACTGATCCATCGTGGCTCAAAGATCAAAATATGGCCTTTGATATTAGTGCCATTACAACTATTCCGGAGTCTGATGATCCAGTTGACAGCAATGCACCATCAACATCTAATATTTCTGAAGGGGTTTGCCCCCCACCTTCCTCAAAGAAAGGAAAGGCAACTACTTTAAGTAAGTGTTTATAGTTATAGACTAAGTTACATGAACATTTTTAACAAAGAAAGTAAAAGACCAatgaatctctttttttttttttaaatgtgtagGTGGTCCCATGGGAAGATTTCTTACTCCTATAAGAGAGGAAGGAGATATAGGAACGAGTGttcatggtgtggatgatgtACATGCAGATGTAGGTGCTGATGCTGATGATGAAAGGCCTAGACCTGGTGACGAAGTGAATGAGGATGACGACAACGACGATGACCTATTAGATATAGATGACCTTTAGAGTTTAGACACTAGATTCTAGAGACTAATTATTGAGAATTTGATATGTTGATTTTGAGGAATGTGACATTTGTATTGTACTTAATGCTCTTaactttgggatttttattttgaagaatgtgacatttatatattttgcttttttcttactatttaatatttatcatatatattttttttaaaattaaaaaatagaagtattgtgtagcttacgctacacgctacacgCTACactatttcgctacacgctacggagggttgaacactacacaacacgctaccgctatttaaaacactggcggCAGTGCCATCGAGTCATGGATTCTCGATccagagaaagggtactagaagcagcaacgggtgtatcatcgagaagataaacgcctcctcgctcatgccccccatcaatcactctcttcgtctgtacgtcctgaaacaaacaataagaagggaagaaggtaatggaacaatgtaatgatttagtaagagagctagcagataataagtttaatggaaaacgaggcacatgcaagactAAGGAcagagacaaggaagaagaaagggggatggaaccaatcctagagatgggagtttgggttccatctgcgactaTGACATACTGAGTGTgaagagaaggagaataagaggaaAAGAATTGAGACTTACCactcatatgggaggaagctctaGAGTctatgacccaggaggtaggagaggatgacgcaagaagagCAGTACCTGATTGGGCCAAAGCTGCGTAAGATGGCTCAGGAATAtcacgaatgtgaagccgcataagggcatcatatgcagctGGAGAAATGATgagagactcccctgaagtagactgctcaaCTGTCGAGGTGGAAGACTGTCTTAGGAGCAACTGTGGATGCAACAGAAGCAGCagcatacgtaggacgaccatggagctgccagcaataatcaacGGTGTAATTAGTTCCAccacaatgtgaacaaatgcggaaaccatcacgtcctcgtccatgtccaccacgaccacgaagactacaCCGCCATGACTGCGATTGCCCTCGCtgcctctaccacgaccaccaaaaccagaaatgcaccttgaactcaaggatggtacccgaagGCCAAAAGAAGACTGATCGCCAGCAACATGTGCCGAACGCTCTGGTGATACAAATgattgagaaggaagagtagagacagTAGTGCTCTAACACAGAGCATAGATTGTCATCAATGGGGGAAGATGATCTTGCACAACAACCTGATCTCGAACACAAAAATAATCGAAATTCATCCTAGCTAGGAACTATATGATACAAGTATCATCCTGCTGCCTatgggcatgttcatgatcctctttacatttggaaggaagaggctgatacaggTCTAGCTCATCCGACATACCTCGAAGCGTTGAATAAtaatcttttaatgatcttgagttttGTTGGAATCGACTActcgtgaaaaattctgagattccgagaacatatcatggaGAGTAttccaaatgcctttagccgaggataaaaacatcactaagTGGCTAATCaaggaatccatactattcaacaaccatgcaataacttgataattctcctttgtccaagacatGTAGGTTACATCTGTAAAGCTTGGagggatcatccaaaatatacgactacttctcacgggctcctaagaacacttttatagattgtgcccattgaagatagttatcaccattcaacttagtggaggtaatctgcaaggggttggattcaagagaccctatgccaagagatgagggccctttgtcagccataggaGAGTCCAAGAGAGATAAACCTATGCAAAGAGAGACCCTATGCTCAgaaggattgattcaaacaaatctatctcactcaatccttcaaggtaataagagataaacctcaaacaaatagcaATCATCCAAAATAACACGAAACTCAGTAAAAAAACGACCcaaccgagtgaaaaacggcccagccgcacgtCCATTTGAGGTGAAAACCCTCTCAAACATGGATCTTAGGTGAAAAATCCTCCatgggtagcttgggaggaagatttcggtccatcttgagcaaagaaaccaaagaaaagcttaccgatttgagatAAATCGAAGAAAAACAGAAGATGggcccgattttcgaatttctctatttcgcccaaaagaCCACGAAAGGaggtccaaaaaattctgaaataatcatgacaaatcttctaaaattaagatctatcaaaccccaaaacttttagctcaaatggAGTCCATGCGTTCATACAATGCTAACATCAGCCGTACAGCTGCTGACGTCAGCTAGGTGACATGTCACGTCTCAATCTGTTGGATGCAGAATGCCTGgatctatgctctgataccaagtaaagAATGGTTTGATGATTATAATTGAAGAAAAGacgagaatattgagagagaatgcggagagtttgggaaagatgttgtgttaggcttgcttgccctaacacaatattttattataatagagcatatagtacaccgcaggagaagaggaaagtgtgcaaatgaacttacactaaaagggccgAGGGCCACTATTATACACTAACATTCTCTATAACAAGCATTAATTTACATAGtagaaaatattggcgatacattggcaatattgatgcattggcaatacaagcaacacctagaatttacatggttggaaatattaacaattacattagcgatattgatacgttggcgatacttagctaTACATTactaatacctgaaatttctgatactaccagtgttcTCGGTATCGCTACctgtgttatcggtatcactgagctggagataaagataatatcggagataattcgaacattgcatagaacttggtgatgtcatttGATTACCTTTGAAGGGAGAGAATTAGGTGCGGCCCTAGCCCGATCTAAGACGGTTCGAcacttatggtggggcctaccttggtatatttattgtatatcgtagtggtccatacatttttacaaatcattttagggcatgtgcccaaaaatgaagcaaattcaaatctcaggtggaccataccgtaggaaacaatggtgattactCATTGAAACTTGCAAATGggtcactaaagttttggatcgaccTCATATTCGTTATTTTCCCTTAATCCACgtttctgtgaccttatcaacaggttggatgacaaataaacattacggtgggccttaccaagtttttagtggtggaggTTCAAATACCACTCTCTTAGAgtatgatccacctaagatttggatctaattcatttttttatctcatgtTATAGAATGATCTAACGAAACgtatgaatgacatggatatacaatacatacattaatgtgagTCGCACCAAATCCACTCCCTTAATTAAGGCAAAGAGTGAGAGAGTTCTTCGAAACTCTTACTTTTATCGTCTCCGTTAAAGCTGCAAACTCACAAGCCCTCATGCCTCATCTTGAGAATTCAAATCTGTTAAAATCCCAAAAATCTCTCCCTAATTTCATCTTCTTTTCAAAACCTAGCCCAAATCCCCATAAGCCTTGGTGGAAATCTGGTTTCTCAATTCtcttcaaagaaaaaaaagggttttaGGTTTTCTTACATGATCTGATGTTGTTGATCGCGATTGGCCCACGAAATCCAGGTAGATCTTGAATAACAAGgtaagtgattttattttttttttcatatatatatatatatatttgtgtttttcgaATTTCTAGAATGATAGAGAGGAGTGTCGCCGAAGAGGCGAAGATATCGATTGATATCTGGATCataaacaaagaaaaatgcaCGACATCGTGCGATATATCGCCAATAAATTGCGAGATCGTCCATATATCGTGCAATAtcagggaatttttttttttgagatactCCTGGGCAGTTTTGTATCGCTAGACCACGATATCGATAATATGGGCCAATAGTATTG
Coding sequences:
- the LOC131258330 gene encoding uncharacterized protein LOC131258330; this translates as MYNMKLRERSMKRRVAMDPILVDHIESDDEWIAEKEGPVLPTDPSWLKDQNMAFDISAITTIPESDDPVDSNAPSTSNISEGVCPPPSSKKGKATTLSGPMGRFLTPIREEGDIGTSVHGVDDVHADVGADADDERPRPGDEVNEDDDNDDDLLDIDDL